DNA from Nitrospinota bacterium:
AGTCCTGAATACAGCTTCCATACCCTATCCCCCTTAATCCACGTAAATGCGGCCGACCATCGTGTGGTGGCCGATTCCGCAAAATTCGTTGCAGACGATGTTAAAGACCCCTGATGTCGTCGGGGTGACTTTCAGCACGTAATCGTACCCCGGCACCGCCTCGAAATTCATGTTGATCGGCTGCACCGAGAACCCGTGCAAGACATCGATGGACGAAAGGTGGATGCGGTATTCGGAACCCATTTTCAGCTTCAACACGGGGGACCACTTGAACTGTTGGCCGCGCACGAAAACATCGCCCGGCGGCGGCGCCACGACATCGATGCCCCCTTCCTGCTTGATGGCGCCCGCCTCGTCCTTCACCCCATACTGCTGGATGAAACGGTCGGTGGCGGCATCAAACGTATCCGGCTTGATTCTGTAGTACTCGCTCGACGGGTTCTGTTTCTGCGTTACATGCCACCACGGCATGGCCAGCGTCAAAACGATGCTGGTTGTGAGAGCGATGGCGAGCCAGACTTTTTCATCTTTGTCCAGCGGTTCACGCCACCAATGTTTCTCGGGAATAAAAATGCTCATCGGCTATCCTCCCCCTAACTATTAATACGGATCATTGTGCCGCTGGCGGCGTTACTGCCGGCGCGGCAGGCGATGCTAATCCCTCGAGTGGCGATATCCCCACCGAAGCCAGTTCCATCACACCCCAAGT
Protein-coding regions in this window:
- a CDS encoding cytochrome C oxidase subunit II — translated: MSIFIPEKHWWREPLDKDEKVWLAIALTTSIVLTLAMPWWHVTQKQNPSSEYYRIKPDTFDAATDRFIQQYGVKDEAGAIKQEGGIDVVAPPPGDVFVRGQQFKWSPVLKLKMGSEYRIHLSSIDVLHGFSVQPINMNFEAVPGYDYVLKVTPTTSGVFNIVCNEFCGIGHHTMVGRIYVD